In one Solanum dulcamara chromosome 1, daSolDulc1.2, whole genome shotgun sequence genomic region, the following are encoded:
- the LOC129889085 gene encoding uncharacterized protein LOC129889085: MASLVPEVLIKLLQSMNSNVKVRGEYRSVLLQVISIVPALSGSELWPNHGFFIKVSDSSHSTYVTLSKEDNEFILNNKLQLGQFFYVDKMEAGTPVPVLVGVRPIPGRHPFVGNPKDLMQMLEQSEVPDQENNTTGPKLNELPETKKENEKKKKFVIKEEKAVVASRYMQGVSNQNVKIGGNDQGTGAKGVENEGNGADHKVVTLKGKQPEVKCQTRPTTPSRSRSDAFSPNSDVNFLNSRELLTTPRFSTIKRTSNKLENIRDNDPFSETLIPWSSLPASLAKPRKGILRRKKLASLIAAEAQEEALTATNLLHCFSMFAELCSSASPESPHLNLSKFFTLNQLMDQPNTTKINEQILDNFASKSSLQDKEKSGTKICSLNVKNTPKSLIEVSVVEKVEWAKGDGSKGIRELRDVLFNEMQSWFLKFMEEALDVGFQLNEQEYKKKARAVQQTDTNNQIALTLSQLKHANELLDKLKSKSTLNKDVAETVDRLKQKLYACLLLHVDSAASALGKSSS, from the exons ATGGCGTCCCTTGTACCAGAAGTACTGATTAAGCTTCTACAGAGTATGAATTCCAATGTAAAAGTCCGCGGGGAGTATAGATCAGTTCTTTTACAAGTTATCAGCATTGTCCCTGCCTTGAGTGGTTCAGAACTGTGGCCAAACCACGGATTCTTTATTAAAGTCTCCGATTCTTCTCATTCGACTTATGTTACACTGTCAAAAGAAGACAATGAGTTCATTTTGAACAACAAATTGCAACTTGGCCAGTTCTTCTATGTTGACAAAATGGAGGCTGGAACACCCGTCCCAGTCTTAGTTGGAGTGAGGCCAATTCCAGGGCGACATCCATTTGTTGGCAACCCAAAGGATCTGATGCAAATGTTGGAACAATCTGAGGTCCCTGATCAGGAAAATAATACTACTGGTCCAAAGTTGAACGAATTGCCTGAAACAAAAAAGGAgaatgagaagaagaagaaatttgtTATCAAAGAGGAGAAGGCGGTTGTTGCATCCAGGTATATGCAAGGTGTGTCAAACCAGAACGTAAAGATTGGTGGAAATGATCAAGGTACTGGTGCAAAAGGCGTCGAAAATGAGGGTAACGGAGCAGATCACAAGGTTGTAACTTTGAAAGGGAAACAACCAGAGGTTAAATGTCAG ACACGTCCTACAACTCCTTCTCGAAGTCGTTCTGATGCATTTTCTCCAAACTCAGATGTCAATTTTCTTAATAGCAGGGAGCTTTtgacaactccaaggttttcaACTATAAAACGCACTAGCAACAAACTAGAAAACATTAGAGACAACGATCCATTTTCTGAAACACTCATACCCTGGTCCTCACTACCAGCCAGCCTCGCAAAGCCAAGGAAG GGGATCCTTAGAAGGAAAAAGTTAGCTTCTTTAATAGCAGCAGAAGCTCAAGAAGAAGCATTGACAGCAACCAATCTTCTTCATTGCTTCAG CATGTTTGCTGAACTATGCTCATCTGCATCACCAGAGAGCCCTCATCTCAATTTGTCCAAATTTTTCACACTCAACCAGCTCATGGATCAACCGAATACCACTAAGATAAATGAACAAATCCTTGATAACTTTGCTTCAAAATCATCTTTACAAGACAAGGAGAAATCAGGCACGAAGATATGTTCCTTGAATGTTAAAAACACCCCCAAGTCTTTGATTGAAGTTTCCGTGGTTGAAAAGGTAGAATGGGCAAAAGGAGACGGTTCCAAAGGCATAAGGGAGTTAAGAGATGTTCTGTTTAATGAAATGCAATCCTGGTTTCTTAAATTCATGGAAGAAGCACTTGATGTTGGCTTCCAATTGAATGAACAAGAATACAAAAAGAAAGCACGCGCTGTACAACAAACGGATACAAACAATCAAATTGCGCTCACATTGTCACAACTTAAACATGCCAATGAGTTGTTGGACAAGCTAAAGAGTAAATCAACtttgaataaagatgttgcCGAGACTGTTGATAGATTGAAGCAAAAACTCTACGCGTGTTTACTTCTTCATGTTGATTCAGCTGCTTCAGCTCTTGGAAAATCAAGTTCCTAA